In Musa acuminata AAA Group cultivar baxijiao chromosome BXJ3-9, Cavendish_Baxijiao_AAA, whole genome shotgun sequence, a single genomic region encodes these proteins:
- the LOC103996542 gene encoding large ribosomal subunit protein uL13c, whose product MAATIPASASLSVGRFPNNRASSSSYPCPATALRRTFLVGFSKFPAAVAKPSLGVASLPSRRYLRTHCQQQEQQQRLAVVPREQRWMFEESEINGPDIWNKTWYPKAADHISTEKTWYIVDATDKILGRLASTIAIYIRGKNLATYTPSVDMGAYVIVVNAEKVAVSGKKRTQKLYRRHSGRPGGMKVETFDQLQQRIPERIIEHAVRGMLPKGRLGRTLFTHLKVYKGPDHPHEAQMAIPLPIHDKRIQSDK is encoded by the exons ATGGCAGCGACGATCCCGGCCTCCGCGTCCCTCTCGGTCGGCCGCTTTCCGAACAACCGCGCCTCGTCCTCCTCTTACCCCTGCCCCGCCACCGCCCTCCGTAGAACCTTCTTAGTCGGTTTCTCGAAATTCCCGGCCGCCGTCGCCAAACCCTCGCTTGGGGTCGCTTCCCTCCCTTCGAGGCGTTACCTTCGTACCCACTGCCAACAGCAGGAGCAGCAGCAGAGGCTTGCGGTCGTCCCCAGAGAGCAGCGATGGATGTTCGAGGAATCCGAGATCAATGGACCc GATATTTGGAACAAAACTTGGTATCCAAAGGCCGCAGATCATATTTCAACAGAAAAAACATGGTATATAGTTGATGCAACAGACAAGATCCTAGGCAGGCTAGCATCAACTATCGCAATATATATTAGAGGAAAAAATCTTGCAACATATACTCCTAGCGTTGACATGGGGGCTTATGTGATTGTG GTGAATGCAGAAAAAGTTGCAGTCTCTGGTAAAAagaggacccaaaaactttacaGGAGGCATTCGGGAAGGCCAGGTGGTATGAAGGTGGAAACTTTTGATCAGCTTCAACAGAGAATTCCTGAAAGAATTATTGAACACGCTGTCCGTGGCATGCTTCCAAAAGGAAGG CTTGGAAGAACTCTTTTCACTCACCTGAAGGTATACAAAGGACCAGACCATCCACACGAGGCCCAGATGGCTATTCCTCTTCCTATCCATGACAAGAGAATACAATCAGACAAGTAA